The segment CCGCAGTCAACCGCAGCCGACGGGTCTGAACGGGGAACAAAGTCGTTAGACAGGTTGACCTATTGTTGACCCGCCTCCCCTGGATCGACGTGCCGATGGAAACTTTAGGGCACCTCGATTTTTGACTGTTTTCGCGGCAACGGCATAGCAGGTTCTGCCCGAAGCGCGGCAGCGACCTTCAGCTGACCGATTGTTGCCTTGGTTTTTATGATCTGCCGCCCATTTCGCCTCGCGGACCTTCGGTTCAGGGCCGTTTTTAGCGATGCGCGGGGCGATCTGCGTCCTTGGCCGACCGTTTTCAGGCTGGGTGCGGGTTGATGCGACCCAGTTGGCCGAGGCGGCGCATGTTGTAGGCGAGATTCTTCATGCCGACTTTGGCCTTCGCCCGCACCAAGCCGATGGTGCGCACCAGGGTGCCGCCCATGTCGTTGGCCTGCGCGCCGAAGATGTGCTCAACCCGGACCCGCACGGTGGATTTGGTGCGGTTGCTGCCCTTGGCCTGGTCGGTCAGCGGCTTGCCCCGATTGCCCTTGCGGTGGATGTGGCTTTTCAGTTTTAAGGCGCGGAGTTTGGCCTCCATCTCCTCGGACCGATAAGCAGCATCCGCCCACACGCCAGACCCGGTGTTGCCCTGCATCAGCAGATGATCCACTGCCTGGCTGTCATGCACAGCGGCGTCGGTGACGTGGTAGCGCCGGACCAGCTTATGCGTGCGGTCCACATTCACATGGTTCTTGTAGCCGTAGTGGCTCTTGCCGTGCTTTTTCGTCCAACGTGCGTCCACATCCTTTTGCACCCGTTTCGCTGGCTTATCAGCCCAATCCTCGGGGACCTCGCCCTTCTTGATCGTTGCGTTTTCATCGCGCGTGTTGTGATTGCGCGGCACCGGCACGATGGAGGCGTCCAGGATCTGACCGCCGCGCGCAATGTAGCCCCGCCGCGCCAAATGACCGTCAAACAACCCGAACAACTCCTCCACCTTGCCGGCCTGCGCCAGCGCATCGCGATACAGCCACACCGTCTTGGCGTCGGGCACCCGGTCACCAAGGCCCAACCCCAGGAAGCGCATAAAGGAAAGCCGGTCGCGGACCTGATATTCGATCTGATCATCCGACAGGTTGTAAAGCGCGCTCAGAACCAGCGTCTTGAACATCAGCACCGCATCTATCGGCTTGCGCCCCGCGCGGGACTTGCGATCCGCAACAGGCTTGCGCCAGACCCGCTCAAGAGCCGGACGAAACTCCTCCCACGGCACGACGGCATCAATTTCGACCAGCGGATCCCTTTTGGCATCGAGGCTCGCGTAACGGTCCGAAAGATCGAAAAAACCCATCTGCGCCATCGTTGCATCCCCAATGCCAGTTCACTGTCTCACCATACCGAAGTGCGGGGGATGGGGCAATTTATAGAGGTGCCCTTTAGTTCTGTACCGTTGGACTCAATCGGAAGCGCTCGCGCTTCGGAATATCATCAATCAGAATCTCGCACTCTCGCGCAAGCGCAGACTTATGACTGAGTGGATCTGAAACGACCGTTAGATGCGCCGCAACCCGTGAAGCAGCATCAAATTGAATTCGATAAATGAAATAGCGCTTTCTGTACTTCTCAGCAGCGGCAACTTCATTCTCGGTTAGCCGAACAGCTCCCGATTTCACCTCTACAAAACGATCAATGAGTTTAATCCGTTTTGGATCACTTCGGAATGCCTCTCGATCCTCTGCAGTTGCAAAGCTTATGCAATCGCATCCGAAAGCATCCTTACCCTGCAACCTAGAAACCTGAATTGGGAAGCGTCCCGACTCCTCTTCGAACAATACAGCCCATTGCTCTGCATCCGTCGGTGCCTCAACGTCAGAGTTTTGGCTGGTACCGCGCCCAGGTTTCGAAATACGGACGCCAATCTTTCTTCCCACCCGCTCATTGCCCGAAGGAACATCAAGCTTTGTTGAGGTCACACCGGATACAAGATCGCTGCCTAATAGACTAGATGGAGCAGGCGCAGGCGCAGGCTTTGTAGTGGCTTTCAACTCTGAAGGATCAGTTTTTGGCATGGTGCCTGCAGGCTCCCCCGCCCCACTACCTTTCGCAAACGTTTCTGCGTCCAGCGCTCCAACATCATCGGCGCCTGAAATTGTATCCTCTGCGCCAGAAAGTAGTGCGTCAAACTCCTCCTTTGTCAGGTTGCTCAACAAACGGCGCAATTGAAGCGTTCGTAAGTGGCTACCTTCCGCTGCCAAAAGCTTCTCAAAGTCGTCTCCGCTCTTAAGTTCAAATAGCTCGGCCAATCCATCGCTGATCGCGGTAACAGCTCGAAGCATTAGCTCATCGGCTCTATGTGACAAGTCTACTGCAATGATTAATACATCGCCATCCAGAATGTATTTACCGGCGTCCAATTTTCCCGGGAATATATTCTTGCCAAGACTAAACTCTACATCCGCTTCGACAACGATCCTAAGCACAAGCTGGTCCAAACGTCTTAGACGCGCGGTCTCCACCGATTGAGACAACCGGAAAGCCCTTATGAATGGGAGACTATCTAAAAATAGACTTCTCAGTTTCGCTGCAACAATGCCCTCTTCTTCGACCAGCCGAGTGACGGTCAGACTGAAATCTTGCTTGCTGAGAGGTGCGACCCCAAACCTAGCTTGAACCTCGACGGCACTTAGACGCGGTGGAATATCCAAAAGGGCTAGATATTCACGGATCGCGGCTGGAAAGTTATCGCGATCAAGATACAGTGCTTCTCCGGTCCGGACCCATTTGACTTCCCCGCCTTTTCTAACTTGCACCTCGCCGAATTCACGGAAATTCCGTGCCGGCTCCTGAGATCGCGAAGCATCAAACCCGGCTAGATCAAGAACTTGAACATAGAGGCGACGCACTAAGTCTGGACCTGGATCGCGGAGCTTCAACGAGCCAAGAAGACGATAGATTTCCACCTCGGACAGATCAGAAAGCTGGCCCGGTACACCGGCGTGTAACAGTCCCCTCGCCCATAAAACACGACTGAGGCCAAACTGGGCTTCGCCTGTTTCCGAAGGACGTTTCGGAGTCTTGAAGAGCTTTGTGAGACTCCCCGGCGTCACCATCGCCTCAACTGGGGCCGCCCTAGTACCATCGGCAGCCTCGAGCCAATTCTTCGTCTGGATTGCCTCACGAACGAGATCGGGCAAGACGCCATGGTAGGGCCTAAATGCACCTCTGCCGGAGCGCGCCATGACCCGTGTCTCAAACCCCGAGCCACTTATAGGATCGAAGCGCCTATCAAGGGCCAGCCATGCAAGAATCGCTTCACTTGGTGCGGAGGCCAAGATGCCGTCGAGACCAACAATTGACACGAAATCTGACTTCAAGCTGCTTCCCCAACGCAGTTCCGAAGTCCTCACCTCCGCCCGGTGCGTCTCATCAGAAATCTCGAATTGATCTGGCAACGCGGCCATAACTTGCTTTTGGACCGAATAGGGGATTGGCATCAAAATTTCGGAAGGCCACTCGTGCACGCCTATCCACTTGAAGAAGTCAGCAACCCCGACGCCATCAATCGAGATTCCGTTTGCGGATAAATCGGCAAGCAGTAGCTGTGGCTGGCTAAAGTAGAGCGCACCGCTGATTGTTCCAATTTGCCCATATTCTGCCGAAAGATGAACCGATTGTGCGTCGCGCCAAAATCCATCCTGGCACAGTACTTCTGTCAAGCCGATTGGAAACGCAGCGTCCTTGGCAACCGTCTCCCGAAGTTGAAAGAGGGAAAGCAATAATTCGCGCCGAACCCTTTCTGGATCAGCCCCACGTTTAATTGTCGCCACCGCCTGTTTTCGCAATGATGTAATGACACCCTCTGAGTTGAACTCGTGAATGCCAAACCCCTGCAAAAGACGAAAACGTTCCCGTGGCTGGCCACCCAATCCAATAACGATTTTCGACCAGAGCTCAGGGTGCAGGAACTTGGCGCGCGCCCAGCGTGGAAGGACAGGTGGCCGCCCGGCAGATGGTGGCGGAAAGCAGCTATTCTGTTGTGTTAGGGCTCGCTCACTTGAATCTAATAGCAATGATCTGTCGTGATAGTCTGTCGGAAGCCACTTAGCAAAACCGACAACTAAAGCTGCACGCTCTTCGATGCTCAAGCTTGCTCCTGCAAGCGTTTTTAGCGCGTCTGCCGGGTCTAGCTGCTGGACACCCAGTAGCTCAAGTGTTTCTTGATCTTTGTCATTGCGGCTTGTGGCAAGTGTTCCAAACAACCGCTTAGGAAGATACAGATCATATTCCTTTGGGCCAACCTTGGTTTCTGAAGCCGCTTTGCGCTTTCCCTCCATCGTCGGAATGAGTGACTTCATTGCCGCAGACTTATAGACTTTTAATTCAAATTTACGCAGCGCTTCCGGAAAAATGCCACTTCGCGTCAGAAAGCCAATCGCATTGAAGGTGGGAATGCTTTTCGTTAGCTCATTTAAGAATTCAGAGTATGAGATCGCCAAGACCTCAAGAACGTCATCATTTAAGGGCACCTCTATAAATTGCCCCATCCCCCGCACTTCGGTATGGTGAGACAGTGAACTGGCATTGGGGATGCAACGATGGCGCAGATGGGTTTTTTCGATCTTTCGGACCGTTACGCGAGCCTCGATGCCAAAAGGGATCCGCTGGTCGAAATTGATGCCGTCGTGCCGTGGGAGGAGTTTCGTCCGGCTCTTGAGCGGGTCTGGCGCAAGCCTGTTGCGGATCGCAAGTCCCGCGCGGGGCGCAAGCCGATAGATGCGGTGCTGATGTTCAAGACGCTGGTTCTGAGCGCGCTTTACAACCTGTCGGATGATCAGATCGAATATCAGGTCCGCGACCGGCTTTCCTTTATGCGCTTCCTGGGGTTGGGCCTTGGTGACCGGGTGCCCGACGCCAAGACGGTGTGGCTGTATCGCGATGCGCTGGCGCAGGCCGGCAAGGTGGAGGAGTTGTTCGGGTTGTTTGACGGTCATTTGGCGCGGCGGGGCTACATTGCGCGCGGCGGTCAGATCCTGGACGCCTCCATCGTGCCGGTGCCGCGCAATCACAACACGCGCGATGAAAACGCAACGATCAAGAAGGGCGAGGTCCCCGAGGATTGGGCTGATAAGCCAGCGAAACGGGTGCAAAAGGATGTGGACGCACGTTGGACGAAAAAGCACGGCAAGAGCCACTACGGCTACAAGAACCATGTGAATGTGGACCGCACGCATAAGCTGGTCCGGCGCTACCACGTCACCGACGCCGCTGTGCATGACAGCCAGGCAGTGGATCATCTGCTGATGCAGGGCAACACCGGGTCTGGCGTGTGGGCGGATGCTGCTTATCGGTCCGAGGAGATGGAGGCCAAACTCCGCGCCTTAAAACTGAAAAGCCACATCCACCGCAAGGGCAATCGGGGCAAGCCGCTGACCGACCAGGCCAAGGGCAGCAACCGCACCAAATCCACCGTGCGGGTCCGGGTTGAGCACATCTTCGGCGCGCAGGCCAACGACATGGGCGGCACCCTGGTGCGCACCATCGGCTTGGTGCGGGCGAAGGCCAAAGTCGGCATGAAGAATCTCGCCTACAACATGCGCCGCCTCGGCCAACTGGGTCGCATCAACCCGCACCCAGCCTGAAAACGGTCGGCCAAGGACGCAGATCGCCCCGCGCATCGCTAAAAACGGCCCTGAACCGAAGGTCCGCGAGGCGAAATGGGCGGCAGATCATAAAAACCAAGGCAACAATCGGTCAGCTGAAGGTCGCTGCCGCGCTTCGGGCAGAACCTGCTATGCCGTTGCCGCGAAAACAGTCAAAAATCGAGGTGCCCTTAAGTCAGAATCGACGTTGAGGGTCTTTCTGTTCGAATCGAGCTCCAGTGATGCATGAAATAGTGCAGGAAAAGGCAACGGCACATCCGTTGGAAAGAAACTATGGAGACGCCCTGCCGAATTCGGTTTATCCAATCGAACGGCTATTGCAATCTCATAGGTCTTCAATGATTCATTTAGATCGTTTGTTACTTCAATTTCGCCCTTTCGTCGATGGCAAATCCAAGTCTCCTCGATTTTAACGCCATTATCTTCGATTTCTAGAACGTACTTCTGCCCTACTTTCGGGCGCCGCGCCCACCGAACATCGATTTCGCCAGGCGAATGAAGAATGATTTCCTCAAGCGACTCAACAAACAGCAGGAAATGCGGCTTGAATTCCTTAAGCTGCGTCAGGGCTCGCTGCCGTGCTTGCTGAGACGAAAAAGCTGCGACAACGACCGTAGGGCACCTCTATAAATTGCCCCATCCCCCGCACTTCGGTATGGTGAGACAGTGAACTGGCATTGGGGATGCAACGATGGCGCAGATGGGTTTTTTCGATCTTTCGGACCGTTACGCGAGCCTCGATGCCAAAAGGGATCCGCTGGTCGAAATTGATGCCGTCGTGCCGTGGGAGGAGTTTCGTCCGGCTCTTGAGCGGGTCTGGCGCAAGCCTGTTGCGGATCGCAAGTCCCGCGCGGGGCGCAAGCCGATAGATGCGGTGCTGATGTTCAAGACGCTGGTTCTGAGCGCGCTTTACAACCTGTCGGATGATCAGATCGAATATCAGGTCCGCGACCGGCTTTCCTTTATGCGCTTCCTGGGGTTGGGCCTTGGTGACCGGGTGCCCGACGCCAAGACGGTGTGGCTGTATCGCGATGCGCTGGCGCAGGCCGGCAAGGTGGAGGAGTTGTTCGGGTTGTTTGACGGTCATTTGGCGCGGCGGGGCTACATTGCGCGCGGCGGTCAGATCCTGGACGCCTCCATCGTGCCGGTGCCGCGCAATCACAACACGCGCGATGAAAACGCAACGATCAAGAAGGGCGAGGTCCCCGAGGATTGGGCTGATAAGCCAGCGAAACGGGTGCAAAAGGATGTGGACGCACGTTGGACGAAAAAGCACGGCAAGAGCCACTACGGCTACAAGAACCATGTGAATGTGGACCGCACGCATAAGCTGGTCCGGCGCTACCACGTCACCGACGCCGCTGTGCATGACAGCCAGGCAGTGGATCATCTGCTGATGCAGGGCAACACCGGGTCTGGCGTGTGGGCGGATGCTGCTTATCGGTCCGAGGAGATGGAGGCCAAACTCCGCGCCTTAAAACTGAAAAGCCACATCCACCGCAAGGGCAATCGGGGCAAGCCGCTGACCGACCAGGCCAAGGGCAGCAACCGCACCAAATCCACCGTGCGGGTCCGGGTTGAGCACATCTTCGGCGCGCAGGCCAACGACATGGGCGGCACCCTGGTGCGCACCATCGGCTTGGTGCGGGCGAAGGCCAAAGTCGGCATGAAGAATCTCGCCTACAACATGCGCCGCCTCGGCCAACTGGGTCGCATCAACCCGCACCCAGCCTGAAAACGGTCGGCCAAGGACGCAGATCGCCCCGCGCATCGCTAAAAACGGCCCTGAACCGAAGGTCCGCGAGGCGAAATGGGCGGCAGATCATAAAAACCAAGGCAACAATCGGTCAGCTGAAGGTCGCTGCCGCGCTTCGGGCAGAACCTGCTATGCCGTTGCCGCGAAAACAGTCAAAAATCGAGGTGCCCCGTATCGTATCCCGAAGCGCGCATCGCCCTTGCATGGTCTATGAGCGATGTAATAGGTAGACCATCGATTTGGGCCAAGTCAGACCCAACTAATGGAAACGCCAGCACCGGAACTGGCTTCGGGCCTGAGGAAGCAAGTAATTTCCGAATTTTTGAATTCGTAAGGGCCAAGCTTTCGACATGCCGCACGGCTGCATCGCGAGAGAAGCCGATTTCGAGCTCTCCACTCGTGATGAACGGTTCAACCGACCAATTCAGTAATGATCGGAAACCGAGACCCTTTGCACCGATAAGGGCAACCTTCTGCTCAGGTTTATCGCTCGTATGGGACGTCATTAGCGACCGAACGCCACCAGTACGAAATGGTTTCCCAGTGT is part of the Paracoccaceae bacterium Fryx2 genome and harbors:
- a CDS encoding DUF3883 domain-containing protein, producing MGQFIEVPLNDDVLEVLAISYSEFLNELTKSIPTFNAIGFLTRSGIFPEALRKFELKVYKSAAMKSLIPTMEGKRKAASETKVGPKEYDLYLPKRLFGTLATSRNDKDQETLELLGVQQLDPADALKTLAGASLSIEERAALVVGFAKWLPTDYHDRSLLLDSSERALTQQNSCFPPPSAGRPPVLPRWARAKFLHPELWSKIVIGLGGQPRERFRLLQGFGIHEFNSEGVITSLRKQAVATIKRGADPERVRRELLLSLFQLRETVAKDAAFPIGLTEVLCQDGFWRDAQSVHLSAEYGQIGTISGALYFSQPQLLLADLSANGISIDGVGVADFFKWIGVHEWPSEILMPIPYSVQKQVMAALPDQFEISDETHRAEVRTSELRWGSSLKSDFVSIVGLDGILASAPSEAILAWLALDRRFDPISGSGFETRVMARSGRGAFRPYHGVLPDLVREAIQTKNWLEAADGTRAAPVEAMVTPGSLTKLFKTPKRPSETGEAQFGLSRVLWARGLLHAGVPGQLSDLSEVEIYRLLGSLKLRDPGPDLVRRLYVQVLDLAGFDASRSQEPARNFREFGEVQVRKGGEVKWVRTGEALYLDRDNFPAAIREYLALLDIPPRLSAVEVQARFGVAPLSKQDFSLTVTRLVEEEGIVAAKLRSLFLDSLPFIRAFRLSQSVETARLRRLDQLVLRIVVEADVEFSLGKNIFPGKLDAGKYILDGDVLIIAVDLSHRADELMLRAVTAISDGLAELFELKSGDDFEKLLAAEGSHLRTLQLRRLLSNLTKEEFDALLSGAEDTISGADDVGALDAETFAKGSGAGEPAGTMPKTDPSELKATTKPAPAPAPSSLLGSDLVSGVTSTKLDVPSGNERVGRKIGVRISKPGRGTSQNSDVEAPTDAEQWAVLFEEESGRFPIQVSRLQGKDAFGCDCISFATAEDREAFRSDPKRIKLIDRFVEVKSGAVRLTENEVAAAEKYRKRYFIYRIQFDAASRVAAHLTVVSDPLSHKSALARECEILIDDIPKRERFRLSPTVQN
- a CDS encoding IS5 family transposase, which produces MAQMGFFDLSDRYASLDAKRDPLVEIDAVVPWEEFRPALERVWRKPVADRKSRAGRKPIDAVLMFKTLVLSALYNLSDDQIEYQVRDRLSFMRFLGLGLGDRVPDAKTVWLYRDALAQAGKVEELFGLFDGHLARRGYIARGGQILDASIVPVPRNHNTRDENATIKKGEVPEDWADKPAKRVQKDVDARWTKKHGKSHYGYKNHVNVDRTHKLVRRYHVTDAAVHDSQAVDHLLMQGNTGSGVWADAAYRSEEMEAKLRALKLKSHIHRKGNRGKPLTDQAKGSNRTKSTVRVRVEHIFGAQANDMGGTLVRTIGLVRAKAKVGMKNLAYNMRRLGQLGRINPHPA